A genomic segment from Syntrophotalea acetylenivorans encodes:
- a CDS encoding response regulator, whose protein sequence is MNEGKTITVFLADDHPLTRIGLGLILEQSSRIKLIGEAADGYKAVEKIKANPPDVALLDIDMPGLSGIGAIRILRKSLPDLNIIVLSTYSDKEYVREAMRAGANGYVVKNTEIEELIKIVETFAEGRESVSPYLLDLAVDWKPSGWESSELDGLSLTKRERQVLQYLAEGKTNKAVASLLFISAETVKTHVKSIFSKLEVNNRLEAVAVAREKNLID, encoded by the coding sequence ATGAATGAAGGCAAAACCATTACCGTATTTTTAGCGGATGACCATCCCCTGACGCGCATCGGCCTGGGGCTCATCCTGGAGCAAAGCAGTCGGATTAAATTGATTGGCGAAGCCGCCGATGGTTATAAGGCCGTGGAGAAAATCAAGGCCAATCCGCCGGATGTAGCTCTGCTCGACATCGACATGCCCGGCCTGTCAGGAATCGGAGCGATACGCATCCTGCGCAAATCCCTCCCCGACCTGAATATTATCGTATTGTCCACCTACAGCGACAAAGAATACGTTCGAGAGGCCATGCGAGCCGGCGCTAATGGCTATGTGGTCAAAAATACTGAAATCGAGGAGTTGATCAAAATCGTCGAGACATTCGCAGAGGGCCGGGAAAGCGTTTCCCCCTATTTGCTCGACCTGGCAGTCGATTGGAAGCCTTCAGGCTGGGAGTCGAGTGAACTGGATGGTTTATCGCTGACCAAACGGGAGAGGCAGGTTCTCCAGTACCTTGCCGAAGGAAAAACCAATAAGGCGGTCGCTTCGCTGCTGTTCATCAGTGCCGAAACGGTGAAAACACACGTCAAGAGTATCTTTTCTAAGCTCGAGGTAAATAATCGACTGGAGGCGGTGGCGGTGGCCAGGGAGAAGAACCTCATCGATTAG
- a CDS encoding PocR ligand-binding domain-containing protein, which translates to MQLVDLIEKNALDKILEALTEATQVSAVVVDSEGQPITAEHNFTTLCREYCRSTPAGRQKCYESDCYGGRESKRLKKRFIYTCLNAGLQDCATPIIVEGYHLATLVMGQVRTGDIPRAAAIAKAQSIGVRDIDGYLKALDEVPFMCGERLESIFKLMEAIAQTISSLALQKYLSQRAQQQSLHKLINSVSDAIVAAQPNGKITMVNKAGENMLGRTAENIVGRTLCSLFVEPETVRTLVTPRRAKPESKGPLVLDVRRPGRQIFPADVSFAKIYDEKGERTGYAAVMRDISEQKSAERMKEDLIGMLTHDMRNPILSIQRGMKILLDKYLGPLNDKQQELASLAYDSSYQLLGMVSDFLDIFRDESGGLSLCRVLVDMNAVLLQSLKEVRLAGEDKKLDICFTPGEEALQLLGDWSRLVRTCTNLLENAIRFSPEGGRISIAAELLNGSGPSGIASATGAGFQADGARILVTVTDQGGGIPKEHHKEVFEKFFSTKTKHENGRRGVGLGLAFCKLVAEAHGGSIWVESPFKSDEQQAMKGCRFLFALPVEDPRQEQVGCDE; encoded by the coding sequence ATGCAACTCGTTGATTTGATCGAAAAAAACGCCCTGGACAAGATTTTGGAAGCTTTGACCGAAGCGACCCAGGTCAGCGCGGTAGTCGTTGACAGCGAAGGGCAGCCGATAACTGCCGAGCACAATTTCACGACTCTTTGCCGGGAATATTGCCGCTCCACGCCGGCGGGGCGACAAAAATGCTATGAAAGCGATTGTTACGGGGGCAGGGAAAGCAAGCGGTTGAAAAAACGCTTTATCTATACCTGCCTGAATGCGGGATTGCAGGACTGTGCCACGCCGATTATTGTTGAGGGCTACCATCTGGCCACCCTGGTGATGGGCCAGGTTCGAACAGGCGATATTCCCCGGGCCGCAGCCATCGCAAAGGCTCAATCTATCGGGGTCCGCGATATCGACGGGTATCTGAAGGCTCTCGATGAAGTACCGTTTATGTGTGGCGAGCGTCTGGAGTCTATTTTTAAGCTGATGGAGGCCATCGCTCAAACGATCAGTTCCTTGGCGCTGCAGAAATATCTGTCGCAAAGGGCCCAACAGCAATCGTTGCACAAGCTCATAAACAGCGTTTCAGATGCCATCGTCGCTGCTCAGCCAAACGGAAAAATCACCATGGTCAATAAGGCCGGCGAAAACATGCTCGGGCGCACGGCGGAAAATATTGTCGGCCGAACCCTGTGTTCGCTCTTTGTCGAGCCGGAAACGGTCCGCACCCTGGTGACTCCCCGCCGGGCCAAGCCGGAGAGCAAAGGTCCGTTGGTTCTCGATGTGCGCCGCCCTGGGCGGCAGATCTTTCCGGCGGATGTCTCATTCGCCAAAATTTACGACGAAAAGGGCGAGCGAACCGGCTATGCCGCGGTCATGAGGGACATCTCCGAGCAGAAATCCGCGGAGCGCATGAAGGAGGATCTGATCGGCATGCTGACTCACGATATGCGCAATCCGATCCTTTCTATCCAGCGCGGCATGAAGATATTGCTGGATAAATACCTGGGTCCCTTAAATGACAAGCAGCAGGAGCTGGCGAGCCTTGCTTATGATTCCAGCTACCAGCTGCTGGGAATGGTGTCGGACTTTTTGGATATCTTTCGGGATGAAAGCGGCGGTCTGTCCCTTTGCCGGGTCCTGGTCGATATGAATGCCGTCCTCCTGCAAAGCCTGAAGGAGGTTCGACTTGCCGGCGAAGACAAAAAGCTTGATATCTGCTTCACGCCCGGTGAAGAAGCTTTGCAACTGCTTGGAGATTGGAGTCGGCTCGTGCGTACCTGCACCAACCTGTTGGAAAATGCCATTCGCTTCAGTCCCGAAGGGGGGCGGATTTCGATCGCTGCGGAGTTGTTGAACGGATCTGGTCCCAGCGGGATCGCATCGGCGACGGGAGCTGGTTTCCAGGCGGATGGGGCCCGTATTTTGGTCACTGTCACCGATCAGGGGGGCGGTATCCCGAAAGAGCACCACAAAGAGGTGTTTGAAAAGTTTTTTTCAACCAAAACAAAGCATGAAAATGGTCGTCGTGGGGTCGGGCTCGGGCTGGCCTTCTGCAAGCTGGTGGCTGAAGCGCACGGGGGAAGTATCTGGGTTGAATCGCCTTTTAAAAGCGATGAGCAGCAGGCGATGAAGGGCTGCCGGTTTCTTTTTGCGCTGCCGGTCGAAGACCCCAGACAAGAACAGGTGGGTTGCGATGAATGA
- a CDS encoding acetate uptake transporter, which produces MAGNGQGNPAVVGLAGFGLTTLLLQFHNLGWCGTGIIFCTALMLGGGAQLIAGLQEFKCGNNFGYSAFTVYGAFWLALGFIWLILDLQSVPNSVIGSHLAINKPDIGFFLVGFTLYTAIMWVAALRIHGMMAFTFTTLLLGFIGLDLVFLADMKWLMTVTAIDLIICALSAWYMMANIIYTQVFGRAVLPVGAPWVKLKLPLAEAVVEQKLAA; this is translated from the coding sequence ATGGCAGGAAATGGACAGGGAAATCCGGCGGTGGTCGGCTTGGCAGGCTTCGGACTGACGACCTTATTGTTGCAATTTCACAATCTCGGCTGGTGTGGAACCGGGATTATCTTTTGTACCGCGCTGATGCTGGGCGGCGGTGCGCAATTGATTGCGGGCCTGCAGGAATTCAAATGCGGCAACAATTTCGGCTACAGCGCCTTTACCGTCTATGGCGCCTTCTGGCTGGCCCTCGGGTTCATCTGGCTCATTCTCGACCTGCAAAGCGTACCCAACTCGGTCATCGGCAGCCACCTGGCGATCAACAAACCCGACATCGGCTTCTTCCTGGTCGGCTTCACCCTCTATACGGCGATCATGTGGGTCGCGGCACTGCGCATCCACGGCATGATGGCCTTTACCTTCACCACCCTGCTACTCGGGTTCATCGGGCTCGACCTGGTCTTTCTGGCCGACATGAAGTGGCTGATGACCGTAACGGCCATTGATCTCATCATTTGCGCCCTATCGGCCTGGTACATGATGGCCAACATTATTTATACGCAGGTATTCGGCAGGGCGGTCCTGCCTGTTGGCGCCCCCTGGGTCAAACTTAAACTGCCATTGGCGGAAGCTGTAGTGGAACAAAAACTTGCAGCGTAA
- a CDS encoding (2Fe-2S) ferredoxin domain-containing protein, with translation MEYFIKICMGSSCYSRGNQENLARIESYLSKRQIDCLVDLRGSRCEGLCSEGPIVEINGQVHGGVHAESIEQLLDQYLPLQ, from the coding sequence ATGGAGTATTTCATCAAGATTTGCATGGGTAGCTCGTGTTATAGCCGTGGCAATCAGGAAAATCTTGCGCGCATCGAAAGTTATCTTAGCAAACGCCAGATAGACTGCTTAGTTGATTTGCGGGGAAGTCGCTGCGAAGGACTCTGTTCCGAGGGACCGATTGTCGAGATTAACGGGCAAGTTCACGGTGGTGTGCATGCCGAAAGCATTGAGCAATTGCTCGACCAGTATTTGCCCCTTCAGTAG
- a CDS encoding DUF4125 family protein: MEDRIRLTEQILELELAMFLSVPTAQKYRCQEDPEGFKLHRRAQFAAWSPATLESYLDDLQQAKATGRNLLALKYARMDNLVPCENFSVLIDAITDLAVQGQEQFIADYPGLMRGGRPLRQTENAPDLTSFETYLRGELESYSEKTLKRLNQDMLDLQKAGSNLSETIYRFLAKQWGFDSLENLEKTLREKGSP, encoded by the coding sequence ATGGAAGACCGAATACGGCTCACCGAGCAGATTCTAGAGCTGGAGCTGGCCATGTTTTTGTCCGTTCCTACCGCTCAAAAGTATCGCTGTCAGGAAGACCCCGAAGGTTTCAAGTTGCACCGAAGGGCCCAGTTCGCCGCTTGGTCCCCTGCAACCCTCGAAAGCTATCTGGATGATTTGCAACAGGCCAAGGCGACGGGGCGCAATTTGCTGGCTCTCAAATATGCCCGTATGGACAACCTGGTGCCCTGTGAAAACTTCAGTGTGTTAATCGACGCCATTACCGATTTGGCTGTTCAGGGACAAGAGCAATTTATTGCCGATTATCCTGGTCTGATGCGAGGCGGTCGACCGTTGCGCCAGACAGAAAATGCTCCCGACTTGACTTCTTTTGAAACCTATCTGCGTGGGGAATTGGAAAGCTACTCGGAAAAAACTCTGAAGCGGCTTAATCAGGATATGCTTGATTTGCAGAAAGCAGGATCGAATCTTTCCGAGACGATCTATCGTTTTCTTGCCAAACAGTGGGGGTTTGACTCTCTGGAAAATTTGGAAAAAACTTTAAGGGAAAAAGGTTCTCCTTAG
- a CDS encoding DUF4037 domain-containing protein encodes MSSNQAMKGLQLSKDYFLAHGLPMIQERFSDLADRIAVGLVGPGSECYGFDDALSRDHDWGPGFCLWLSQKDFTDYGPELDAAYRELPQTFAGFGPRQTSPGEEGRMGVLNIAGFYARYTGLDHPPEGLREWLGLSDQALGVCTNGAVFHDPDDHFSAWRRHLLDYYPEDIRRKKIASRCMTLAQTGQYNLLRSLQRNEPFASRYAELQFCHDLMSMAFLLNRRYAPFYKWLHRATAQLPVLGSILHKQINRLLNTDDGDQKVAIIEELCGLVVEEMQSQGLSDSKSSFLLDHGPRVQAGILDPDLRKHFTVFN; translated from the coding sequence GTGAGTAGTAATCAGGCGATGAAGGGATTGCAACTCTCCAAAGACTATTTTTTGGCCCACGGTCTGCCCATGATTCAAGAACGTTTCAGCGATCTTGCCGACAGGATTGCTGTGGGTCTGGTGGGGCCAGGGTCGGAATGCTACGGGTTTGACGACGCTCTGTCCCGGGATCACGATTGGGGGCCGGGGTTTTGTCTTTGGCTGTCGCAGAAAGATTTTACAGACTACGGGCCCGAATTGGATGCCGCTTATCGCGAGCTGCCTCAAACTTTTGCCGGTTTTGGACCACGTCAGACAAGCCCCGGCGAAGAAGGTCGCATGGGCGTACTGAATATCGCGGGTTTTTATGCCCGCTACACCGGGCTCGATCATCCGCCTGAAGGGTTGCGGGAATGGCTGGGGTTGTCCGATCAGGCGCTGGGAGTTTGCACCAACGGTGCGGTCTTTCACGACCCGGACGATCACTTTTCCGCTTGGCGTCGTCATCTGCTCGACTATTATCCGGAAGACATTCGTCGAAAAAAGATCGCTTCACGGTGCATGACCCTGGCCCAGACGGGCCAGTACAACCTTCTTCGCAGCCTGCAGCGCAACGAGCCTTTCGCCAGTCGCTATGCCGAACTTCAGTTCTGCCATGACCTCATGTCCATGGCCTTCCTGCTCAATCGTCGCTACGCGCCCTTTTACAAATGGCTGCACCGTGCCACCGCTCAGTTACCGGTCCTCGGTTCGATTCTGCATAAGCAAATCAACAGATTGCTGAATACGGATGATGGAGACCAGAAAGTCGCCATCATTGAAGAGCTCTGCGGTTTGGTTGTCGAAGAGATGCAATCTCAGGGATTGAGTGATTCAAAGAGCAGCTTTCTGCTGGATCACGGACCCCGAGTGCAAGCCGGGATTCTTGACCCTGACCTGCGGAAACACTTTACCGTATTTAACTGA
- a CDS encoding tetratricopeptide repeat protein — translation MNKESSMEQTEFLTREGIAHFKQGAYDEALVSFTEAARLYRDAGNVQGEARQHMLMADTYCASDRQEEALDIYCQIGLLLASEGDKPGMAAVQNNIGLLLSRLQRFDEALTTFNYARENFVDCGQPEGVADQLGNMGSVCRDRKDYSQALDYYGQALQIFEELGHLGKVADQYTNIGYIHALTENKASALLQFEKARDIYEQTGNAAKARQASKNIDLLKE, via the coding sequence ATGAATAAAGAATCCTCGATGGAACAGACCGAATTCTTAACCCGTGAAGGAATCGCGCACTTTAAGCAAGGTGCTTACGATGAGGCTTTGGTCTCTTTTACCGAAGCCGCGCGACTCTACAGGGACGCTGGAAATGTACAAGGTGAAGCCCGGCAGCATATGCTGATGGCCGATACCTATTGTGCCAGTGATCGGCAGGAGGAAGCTCTGGATATTTATTGTCAGATCGGTCTCCTGTTGGCTTCGGAAGGCGACAAGCCCGGCATGGCCGCTGTCCAGAATAACATTGGCCTGTTGCTGTCGCGTCTGCAGCGTTTTGACGAAGCCCTGACAACTTTTAATTACGCCAGGGAGAATTTCGTTGATTGCGGTCAGCCAGAAGGGGTGGCGGATCAACTGGGTAACATGGGGTCGGTTTGTCGGGATCGAAAGGACTACTCCCAGGCTCTCGACTATTATGGTCAGGCCCTGCAAATATTCGAAGAATTGGGTCACCTGGGCAAGGTAGCCGATCAGTACACCAATATTGGTTACATTCATGCCTTGACCGAGAATAAAGCTTCCGCCCTGCTCCAATTTGAAAAGGCTAGAGATATTTATGAGCAGACGGGCAATGCCGCCAAGGCTCGGCAGGCTTCGAAAAACATCGACCTTCTCAAAGAGTGA